In a single window of the Oscillospiraceae bacterium genome:
- a CDS encoding helix-turn-helix transcriptional regulator, with the protein MSLANRLNQIIDEQKISKREFAKRVGVSENYVYTLTGESNKITTLSPMLAKVIAMEFGYDAEWILRGDK; encoded by the coding sequence ATGTCACTGGCAAATAGGTTAAATCAAATTATTGACGAACAGAAGATCTCCAAGCGTGAGTTTGCAAAACGGGTTGGAGTTTCCGAAAACTATGTTTATACACTGACGGGTGAGAGTAATAAAATCACCACACTTTCTCCAATGCTCGCAAAGGTCATTGCAATGGAGTTCGGCTACGATGCCGAGTGGATACTGCGTGGCGACAAATAG